From Mycteria americana isolate JAX WOST 10 ecotype Jacksonville Zoo and Gardens chromosome 4, USCA_MyAme_1.0, whole genome shotgun sequence, one genomic window encodes:
- the LOC142408718 gene encoding transmembrane protease serine 11E-like, producing the protein MLRCCTVHCGVRDSASPRQKSFLLTSQWYPEIVIQMDRATKRIEPWKIAVIVVSVIVGLALIIGLITFFLCHDQDRYYSASFLITNVKYNPQYERQTTELFRHLSQDIETMISAVFKGSFLSKRYIRSHVVSLSPDPGGVLASVVLVFKFASADSKAMSWGHVNSVLRRRLKTSSIFLNVDQSTLRLTELNKEKGDNLLNNCCGIRRQTFSFSGTERIVGGQRAQDGEWPWQASIQLDGTHRCGASVISNTWLVTAAHCFRGEIDPQRWTASFGILLRPPKQKKFVRRIIIHEGYRSLVSDHEYDVAVVELASAIEFTSDVHSVCLPEASHVFPENASCYVTGWGALENDGYSVNQLRQAEVRIISTATCNRRQVYSGAITAGMLCAGYLEGQVDACQGDSGGPLVHANSRGIWYLVGIVSWGDECGKPNKPGVYTRVTYYRNWINSKTGI; encoded by the exons ATAGTGATCCAGATGGACAGAGCAACGAAGCGTATAGAGCCATGGAAAATAGCAGTCATTGTTGTGTCGGTGATAGTAGGCTTAGCCCTCATCATTGgcttgattacattttttttgtgcCATG aTCAGGACCGATATTACAGTGCATCTTTCCTAATCACCAATGTCAAGTACAACCCTCAGTATGAAAGGCAAACCACAGAATTGTTCAGGCACCTCAGCCAAGACATTGAAACCATG ATATCTGCAGTATTCAAGGGGTCCTTTCTAAGTAAAAGGTACATCAGGTCCCATGTTGTCAGTCTAAG CCCAGATCCTGGTGGAGTGCTTGCATCTGTTGTTCTGGTATTTAAATTTGCCTCGGCTGACAGTAAGGCAATGAGCTGGGGTCATGTCAACAGTGTGTTACGCAGAAGGCTGAAAACAAGTTCAATATTCTTGAATGTTGACCAGTCTACCCTTAGACTCACAG agttgAATAAAGAAAAGGGAGATAACCTTTTAAACAACT GCTGTGGAATACGAAGACAGACATTCTCCTTCTCAGGAACAGAGAGAATAGTTGGTGGGCAGCGTGCGCAGGATGGGGAATGGCCATGGCAGGCTAGTATTCAGCTTGATGGGACCCATCGCTGTGGTGCATCAGTGATCAGTAATACATGGCTAGTGACTGCAGCCCACTGCTTCAGAGG AGAGATCGATCCTCAGAGGTGGACTGCCAGCTTTGGAATTCTGCTGAGacctccaaaacagaaaaaatttgTTCGAAGAATTATCATTCATGAGGGATACAGAAGCTTGGTCTCTGATCATGAATATGATGTGGCTGTTGTGGAACTTGCCTCTGCTATTGAGTTCACGAGTGATGTGCACAGTGTCTGTCTTCCTGAAGCATCTCATGTTTTCCCAGAGAACGCTTCCTGTTATGTCACAGGTTGGGGAGCTTTGGAGAATGATG GCTATAGTGTTAATCAGCTTCGACAAGCGGAAGTGAGAATTATAAGCACTGCAACTTGTAATAGAAGACAAGTGTACAGTGGAGCGATAACAGCTGGAATGTTGTGTGCTGGATACTTGGAGGGGCAGGTGGATGCCTGCCAG GGTGACTCTGGTGGGCCACTGGTGCATGCGAACTCCAGAGGAATCTGGTATCTTGTGGGAATAGTGAGCTGGGGAGATGAATGTGGCAAGCCAAATAAACCAGGAGTGTACACGCGAGTGACTTACTATCGAAACTGGATCAACTCCAAAACAGGCATCTGA